The Acidobacteriota bacterium genome has a segment encoding these proteins:
- a CDS encoding tyrosine-type recombinase/integrase gives MLQKAVGRGARNAKIAKRVTPHIFRHGFATYLLERGQDIPKIQESPGRSEWQRR, from the coding sequence GTGCTCCAGAAGGCGGTAGGCCGTGGGGCGAGGAACGCGAAGATCGCCAAGCGCGTCACGCCCCACATCTTTCGGCACGGCTTCGCCACGTACCTTCTGGAGCGCGGCCAGGACATCCCCAAAATCCAGGAATCGCCCGGCCGCTCCGAGTGGCAACGACGATGA
- a CDS encoding alpha/beta fold hydrolase, protein MIHGATRVHRTRFAFCSLLLTFAWIAAWASATAKPVEPQGEQPLEMSLDRAVEVPLDRENPALGRASIHAEFGASFDPAKPVLFVIADAQQFYVRKGAMAELQKRRFGSAFNVVGIIGRGFTPEFIRAAQGPGGEPDWEKAWAVFSADEWVEDIETVRRTIVGAEGKILLYGQSGGAFLVHQYLAKYGQHVARAATPAALNPFLVGELGLNTDRFWEEVGAFDPRLHALLRQALERHAADRARLVMTLQRQNFFVPPDRLPEERASLIRALASGDTEAYGKARQDYQVEAVGAFLNSPEGIPIRVRLFEFLLPSQALARLAGDKLHPDLENQRNFAAPLLDLHDKRRICAPRWDRAALHQLDTEVLVLAGVRDHTVDYRSSVALAYLYPRGHLLLVDDDHQFHRMTSDGTYDALVRSFLASGAGSSEYGAVLDAADRHRWREP, encoded by the coding sequence ATGATTCACGGCGCAACAAGGGTTCATCGAACTCGCTTCGCATTCTGTAGCCTATTGCTCACGTTCGCGTGGATCGCCGCATGGGCGAGCGCCACGGCGAAACCGGTCGAACCCCAAGGGGAGCAGCCGCTCGAGATGAGTCTTGACCGCGCGGTGGAGGTGCCGCTCGACCGCGAGAATCCAGCGCTGGGCCGCGCTTCGATCCACGCCGAGTTCGGGGCTTCGTTCGACCCTGCCAAGCCGGTCCTGTTCGTCATCGCGGACGCGCAGCAGTTCTATGTGCGGAAAGGCGCCATGGCCGAGCTGCAGAAGAGGCGATTCGGCAGCGCATTCAACGTTGTTGGAATCATCGGGCGCGGCTTCACTCCCGAGTTCATCAGGGCGGCACAAGGGCCGGGGGGAGAGCCGGACTGGGAGAAAGCGTGGGCCGTTTTCTCCGCGGACGAGTGGGTCGAGGATATCGAAACGGTCCGGCGGACGATCGTCGGGGCAGAAGGCAAGATCCTGCTCTATGGACAGTCGGGAGGTGCCTTTCTCGTTCATCAATACCTCGCGAAATACGGCCAGCACGTCGCGCGGGCGGCGACACCCGCCGCGCTGAACCCATTCCTTGTCGGGGAGCTGGGCCTGAATACGGATCGCTTCTGGGAGGAAGTCGGCGCATTCGATCCGCGGCTTCACGCCTTGCTCCGTCAGGCACTGGAAAGGCACGCGGCGGACAGGGCGCGGCTCGTCATGACCCTGCAGAGGCAGAACTTCTTCGTCCCGCCCGACCGGCTGCCAGAAGAGCGGGCAAGTCTCATCCGTGCCCTGGCCTCGGGAGACACCGAAGCCTATGGGAAGGCACGACAGGACTATCAGGTTGAAGCGGTTGGCGCCTTTCTCAATTCCCCTGAGGGAATCCCCATCCGGGTCCGTCTCTTCGAATTTCTCCTCCCATCCCAGGCCCTCGCGCGGCTGGCAGGCGACAAGCTCCATCCAGACCTTGAAAACCAGAGGAACTTCGCGGCCCCTTTACTGGATCTCCACGACAAGCGCCGCATCTGTGCTCCGCGTTGGGACCGGGCCGCGCTGCATCAATTGGATACCGAGGTCCTGGTCCTCGCGGGCGTACGCGACCATACCGTGGACTACCGTTCTTCGGTGGCACTGGCGTACCTATACCCACGGGGACATCTGCTCCTTGTGGACGATGATCACCAGTTTCATCGAATGACCAGCGACGGTACGTACGATGCCCTTGTGCGCTCGTTTCTTGCGTCCGGCGCTGGATCCTCCGAATATGGGGCGGTCCTCGATGCCGCCGACCGGCACCGCTGGCGGGAACCGTGA